A genomic region of Vicia villosa cultivar HV-30 ecotype Madison, WI unplaced genomic scaffold, Vvil1.0 ctg.001238F_1_1, whole genome shotgun sequence contains the following coding sequences:
- the LOC131634138 gene encoding uncharacterized protein LOC131634138: MDEPTDPRLKNPAMFQSPRKTTEEESRPKDKPSDPKEQKDKEGETEEKEAPYIPPPPYKPPIPYPQRLEKSKNIGQFKKFVELLKQLNITIPFTEAITQMPSYAKFLKEILSNKKKLEDNETVTLTAECSAIIQNKMPPKLKEPGSFSIPCNIGKFFIDKALCDLGASISLMPLSICEKLNMGDLRPTKMSVQLADQSVKYLVGVLENVPVRIGQFYIPTDFIIMDIKEDVNTPIILGRPFLATAGAIIDVKKGKLTFEVGEEKVEFILTQFLQAPAIKDTWYLVDVIDECIREIGLSEESYSEVISISMPLIFEDDNWRLVYRDDSLSECLALTPNPMPCPKKPTLDLKPLPKTLRYEYLDDELKRPVIVNTELGATETENLLQVLRKYPSALGYNIADLKGISPSICMHCIMLEEDCKTSREHQRRINPILSTVVKDEVTKLLNAGIIYPISDSQWVSPVHCAPKKGGITVTINKSGESIAERKRYMMSIFADYIDNIMEVFMDDFSVCGEDFEGCLSNLEKVLDRSVQVNLVLNWEKCHFMVKQGIVLGHVVSERGIEVDKAKIEVIENLQPPKIVREIRSFLGHASRTLDPAQMNYATTEKELLAVVFALDKFRSYLI, translated from the exons ATGGATGAACCGACCGACCCTAGGCTTAAAAACCCTGCTATGTTCCAAAGCCCTAGGAAGACAACTGAGGAGGAAAGTAGACCCAAGGATAAACCGAGTGATCCGAAAGAGCAAAAGGACAAGGAAGGCGAGACGGAGGAGAAAGAAGCGCCATACATACCTCCACCACCTTATAAACCACCTATCCCGTACCCTCAAAGACTCGAGAAATCTAAAAACATAGGGCAATTTAAGAAATTTGTCGAACTTCTTAAacaattgaacatcacaattccgtTTACAGAAGCCATTACCCAAATGCCCTCGTATGCTAAGttcctaaaagaaatcttatcgaataaaaagaaattagaagACAATGAGACCGTAACACTCACTGCTGAATGTAGTgccataattcaaaataaaatgccaCCTAAGCTGAAAGAGCCAGGAAGTTTCTCCATACCCTGCAATATAGGAAAATTTTTCATAGACAAAGCTTTATGCGACTTAGGAGCTAGTATTAgcctaatgcctttgtccatttgcgAGAAACTAAACATGGGAGATCTAAGACCAACCAAGATGTCAGTACAACTTGCAGACCAATCTGTCAAGTATCTTGTAGGTGTTCTTGAGAATGTACCCGTCCGCATCGGACAATTCTACATCCCTACGGATTTCATAATTATGGACATAAAAGAAGACGTCAATACTCCTATAATCTTAGGAAGACCTTTTCTAGCTACCGCAGGAGCCATTATAGACGTAAAGAAAGGCAAGCTGACATTCGAAGTAGGTGAGGAGAAGGTTGAGTTTATTCTAACACAATTCCTTCAAGCCCCAGCTATAAAAGATACATGGTATCTGGTGGATGTTATTGATGAATGTATAAGAGAGATAGGATTATCGGAGGAATCGTACTCTGAAGTTATAAGTATTTCGATGCCCCTGATTTTCGAAGATGACAATTGGCGTCTGGTATATCGAGACGATAGTTTAAGCGAATGCTTAGCCTTAACACCCAACCCTATGCCTTGCCCAAAGAAACCAACCTTGGACCTTAAACCATTGCCCAAGACTCTTAGGTATGAATATCTAGACGATGAGCTCAAAAGACCAGTAATAGTCAACACAGAGCTAGGAGCCACAGAGACGGAGAACCTATTACAAGTTTTAAGAAAGTATCCATCTGCATTAGGATATAACATTGctgatctgaaaggaataagtccttccataTGTATGCATTGCATCATGTTGGAAGAAGATTGCAAAACCTCTAGGGAGCATCAAAGAAGGATTAACCCTATCCTGAGCACAGTAGTTAAAGATGAAGTTACCAAACTTCTGAATGCTGGAATCATATATCCAATCTCTGATAGTCAGTGGGTAAGTCCGGTCCATTGTGCGCCAAAGAAGGGAGGCATAACAGTTACCATAAACAAGTCTGGCGAATCTATAGCCGAGAGAAAG AGATACATGATGTCAATTTTCGCCGATTACATAGACAACATcatggaagtctttatggacgacttctctgtgtgTGGGGAAGATTTCGAAGGATGCCTCTCAAATCTAGAAAAAGTGTTGGACAGAAGTGTACAAGTTAACCTCGTCCTAAATTGGGAAAAGTGTCACTTCATGGTTAAACAAGGGATTGTACTTGGACACGTAGTCTCCGAAAGAGGAATAGAAGTCGATAAAGCAAAGATCGAAGTAATAGAAAACCTCCAACCCCCAAAAatagttagagaaataagaagcttcttaggccatgcAAGTAGGACCTTAGACCCTGCGCAAATGAACTACGCCACAACTGAAAAGGAACTTCTGGCCGTGGTCTTCGCGTTAGATAAGTTTCGTTCCTATCTGATATAA